The following are encoded together in the Archocentrus centrarchus isolate MPI-CPG fArcCen1 chromosome 23, fArcCen1, whole genome shotgun sequence genome:
- the LOC115773741 gene encoding syncytin-2-like: MAHSRAMTTWNWIWTLGALMTIATATPLNHLKYPHAYATNEWWRLMNATAYNRNYTNCYVCSHMPVAAHNSGLRPYNVRWTKSWCLYGLSTHPGRGKLWQNSNFSQPLKINWAKTPITRAECTPNEDLVAWPQLSVALPEVLMLTHLPRKAFPACVVNNGSREVGKLPHMLCNSTFSYCPRQNETKCMYCLQNPTCAKNSTLQEAACAMTNRSLPLEDGSQSYCSRIAPGPKGTRVLTDWYFVCGHKAYVSLPPDWNGLCTIASLSDHVFFMQRTSTTSRHRREVTERVEDVPKEWRIWGTGEKIGQSLFPWVGVGLVRDHVEINRYALLRLINATRTLGKGTSRELSALRAMVMQNRVVLDLLAAPQGGVCKIIGQTCCTFIPDENGDGGSIHTALSDLDTLQQYVERQTPGGNLDWLSWLTTGAWWQILLKVLVPPGVILLLFCLFFSCIVPCLRKMMTNVFISAFYQYTLVQGELEGETEDQI, from the coding sequence ATGGCTCATTCACGTGCAATGACCACgtggaactggatctggaccctGGGCGCATTGATGACCATCGCAACTGCAACACCACTGAACCACCTCAAGTACCCACATGCCTACGCAACCAACGAATGGTGGCGACTGATGAACGCAACAGCTTATAATAGAAACTACACCAATTGCTATGTGTGCTCCCACATGCCAGTAGCAGCCCATAATTCAGGCCTCAGGCCATATAATGTCAGGTGGACAAAGTCATGGTGCCTGTACGGCCTGTCAACCCACCCAGGAAGGGGTAAACTGTGGCAGAACTCTAACTTCAGTCAACCATTAAAAATCAATTGGGCCAAAACACCGATCACTAGAGCTGAATGTACCCCAAATGAAGATTTGGTAGCATGGCCACAGCTGTCCGTAGCACTACCAGAAGTATTAATGCTAACCCATCTTCCCAGAAAGGCTTTTCCAGCATGCGTGGTTAACAATGGATCCCGAGAGGTGGGGAAGCTGCCTCACATGTTGTGTAACAGTACGTTTTCCTACTGTCCACGACAGAACGAGACGAAGTGCATGTACTGCCTCCAGAATCCCACGTGTGCAAAGAACAGTACGCTCCAAGAGGCAGCATGTGCGATGACCAACCGCTCGTTACCGCTGGAAGATGGAAGTCAGAGTTACTGCTCCCGCATAGCCCCTGGGCCTAAAGGAACCCGGGTACTGACAGACTGGTATTTTGTATGTGGACACAAAGCCTATGTCTCCTTACCACCTGACTGGAATGGACTGTGCACCATAGCATCATTATCAGACCATGTGTTCTTTATGCAAAGAACAAGCACAACCAGCAGGCACCGCCGTGAAGTGACTGAACGGGTCGAGGATGTTCCCAAGGAATGGAGAATATGGGGAACCGGGGAAAAGATAGGACAGAGCCTGTTTCCATGGGTCGGAGTCGGACTGGTTCGGGACCATGTCGAGATAAACAGGTACGCCCTACTCCGTCTGATAAACGCCACAAGAACGTTAGGCAAAGGAACTTCACGGGAGTTGAGCGCCTTGCgtgcaatggtgatgcagaacaGAGTGGTTTTGGACTTGCTGGCTGCCCCGCAAGGAGGAGTATGCAAGATAATTGGACAGACTTGTTGCACCTTCATCCCTGATGAAAACGGTGATGGGGGGAGTATCCACACTGCTTTGTCTGACTTAGACACCCTACAGCAGTATGTAGAACGGCAGACACCTGGAGGGAATCTGGATtggctctcttggctgactactgGAGCCTGGTGGCAAATTCTGCTGAAAGTCTTAGTGCCACCAGGGGTCATTCTGCTactcttttgtttatttttcagttgtattgttccatgtttaaggaaaatgatgacaaatgttttcatttcgGCTTTCTATCAGTATACCCTTGTGCAGGGTGAGCTGGAGGGTGAAACAGAGGACCAAATATGA